Proteins encoded in a region of the Quercus lobata isolate SW786 chromosome 8, ValleyOak3.0 Primary Assembly, whole genome shotgun sequence genome:
- the LOC115957911 gene encoding ribonuclease 3-like protein 2 — translation MDSLLSMGEEEKSATIVAVEKILSYSFKDKALLVEALTHPAYYNNKNKNNNNNNNGESFRSYQRLEFVGDVVLGLAVSKYLYLEDPSLGPGQLTDLRSANVGNDKLARVAVRHGLHRYIRHNNNLDASLLDEVQEFADEVSQEGDIVLHGSIKAPKVLADIVESLAAAIYFDLNFDLEKLWVIFRDLLKPIVTLEVLQQQPHPIDTLYKQCAKQGREVKIKPWRDGAKNIASVYVDGVFVASGSSDQLMDIARLNAAKQALLELAKSMPTNIGRLDFSFGLNKSLEIEGAMQKLHEFCQKKRWAIPNYSIAKAEGPPHAKKYVCLVQIENVDGGLSMEGDEKSKVKEAKNSAASCIIRALLESNPIRHNIIKY, via the exons ATGGATTCTCTTTTGTCCATGGGGGAGGAGGAGAAGTCAGCCACAATAGTAGCTGTGGAAAAAATACTCTCCTACAGCTTCAAGGACAAGGCTCTTCTAGTAGAGGCACTCACACACCCCGCctactacaacaacaaaaacaaaaacaacaacaacaacaacaacggcGAGTCGTTTAGGTCGTACCAGCGGCTCGAGTTCGTAGGCGACGTTGTGCTGGGACTGGCCGTGAGCAAATACTTGTACCTGGAAGACCCTAGCCTCGGCCCAGGACAGCTCACAGACCTACGCTCCGCCAACGTCGGCAACGACAAACTCGCACGGGTCGCCGTCCGCCACGGTCTCCACCGCTACATCAGGCACAACAATAATTTGGACGCCTCTCTTCTTGATGAG GTTCAAGAGTTTGCTGATGAAGTCAGTCAAGAAGGCGATATAGTTTTACATGGATCAATTAAAGCCCCAAAGGTTCTTGCTGACATTGTAGAGTCTTTGGCAGCAGCTATATATTTTGATCTCAATTTCGATCTGGAAAAATTATGGGTG aTCTTTAGGGATCTCCTGAAACCTATTGTCACACTTGAAGTCTTGCAACAACAACCCCATCCTATTGATACATTGTATAAACAGTGTGCAAAGCAAGGGAGGGAAGTTAAAATTAAGCCCTGGAGGGATGGGGCAAAGAATATTGCCAGTGTATATGTCGATGGCGTGTTTGTTGCCTCAGGTTCTTCTGATCAATTAATGGACATTGCAAGGCTTAATGCAGCAAAGCAAGCATTGCTCGAGTTAGCGAAATCTATGCCCACTAACATTGGGAggttagatttttcttttgggctcAACAAGTCATTAGAGATTGAAGGAGCAATGCAAAAGTTGCACGAGTTTTGTCAGAAGAAAAGGTGGGCTATACCTAATTACAG CATTGCGAAGGCAGAGGGTCCACCACACGCAAAGAAATATGTATGCTTGGTTCAAATAGAAAATGTAGATGGTGGCTTGTCTATGGAGGGAGACGAAAAGTCAAAAGTAAAGGAAGCAAAAAATTCTGCAGCTTCATGTATTATTCGTGCCTTATTAGAGTCTAATCCGATCCgacataatataataaaatattaa